In one window of Streptomyces roseofulvus DNA:
- a CDS encoding amino acid adenylation domain-containing protein, with protein MDLKALREVVSGVLGIELTEADDDCNLFELGLQSMDLIRLVSRLNREGLDVSFAELAEAPRLSAWPGMLTPLEGGGEPAPEAVEKHDDEADRSFPLTAVQQAYLIGRAEGQPLGGVGCHNYMEFDAVAPIEPDRLERAVRALLARHPMLRARFADDATQQVLPRSPWPGLTVHDLRDRPAAEAEAAALELRERLSHRVLEVGRGEVIDVQLSRLPGGVDRLHFNVDLLVADLASFRLLLTELTALYEDPDSLGEVGYTFGRYLADQAAVRRAESERARPYWQRRVPSLPGGPKLPLATDPLAVAAPRFVRRYFDLTADEWTALERRGNKAGLTPSVVLATAYSMILSRWSGDEHFLLGLPLFDRDLGAHPEIERVVGDFTGLVLLEVDLSGAGFQECARAVQKQVHEDIGHAAYSGVDVLRDLARSDPDAPRTAPVVFSLDLSAPLIPEVFAERFGDASWMISQTPQVWLDHQIYRTGDGSVRMVWDAVEELFPDDVLDSMMAAYEALVRELIDGEWETAPPSTPLPAAQRATREAVNASTRPLTDNLLHTAFFERAADRAERPALLWGDDGSTTHQELARDALGVSAALAGRGIGRGSYVAVVAPKGPRQIAAVLGVLAAGAAYVPIGVDQPAERRARILKLSGAEVVLDGSGALGETEAGVEVLPIETALRTPPLDAPVPAGPGDPAYVIFTSGSTGLPKGVEVSHRAAVNTVEDLNERFGIGADDRVLAVSALDFDLSVWDVFGFLAAGGAAVLVPESGRRDAVEWLTLCRRHAVTVWNTVPALLEMALTAADGSPFPGSLRLALLSGDWIGLDLPERLARATDGRCRFLSLGGATEAAIWSNMYEVTEVPEGWRSIPYGTPLRNQKFRVVDKRGRDCPDWVPGELWIGGAGVALGYRGDPELTAARFPEHQGERWYRTGDLGRYWPDGNLEFLGRLDHQVKINGFRVELGEIESCLQGHPEVAQAVVLPATEGRRELVAAVVERSSAPDRAPAETDRTRNPFLPPAATGGTDPHQLEHRLVEALLAEVVAPLTGPEAGHPPVCAEQRPVLDVWCAYLTERDVLDRAADGTHRHGSRWDEVTRPEWIAAAREDAAGTPFETVAGALRWAGPLLAAVLSGDADATALLDDPVLAPEALGDLMPATADCLRAVAEDLRARGGDSTPPRVAEWDVAGGRGTARLLAALGSAPVDYTLLGASKPALARTRTLLEEQGHATRTAWQSPDAVAVQHLHAYDAVVANNVLHRMPDPDLAVATLALLLAPGGRLHILERAHPTPLALVTALPLEARAGRFAAGRPETPWLHGADRWRHACAAAGLTDVRVLRTEPGGELLLSADRPGTAEGIVPDGLRAWVAERLPEHMVPDHFAVLPTLPLSANGKIDRRQVRTVLEQFVDRPRDVDDPPRGDTETFVADRWTKLLGLESVGRDENFFRLGGDSLIATRFVAELRGAWGVELPMRDVIRTPTVAGISALIDRLRAADAYEEGAV; from the coding sequence ATGGACCTTAAAGCTCTGCGCGAAGTGGTATCCGGTGTGCTCGGCATCGAGCTGACCGAGGCGGACGACGACTGCAACCTCTTTGAGCTCGGCCTGCAGTCCATGGACCTGATCCGGCTGGTGAGCCGGCTCAACCGGGAGGGCCTCGACGTCTCGTTCGCCGAGCTGGCCGAGGCCCCCCGGTTGTCGGCCTGGCCCGGGATGCTGACGCCCCTGGAGGGCGGTGGCGAACCGGCGCCGGAGGCCGTCGAGAAGCACGACGACGAGGCCGATCGGAGCTTCCCGCTGACGGCGGTGCAGCAGGCGTATCTGATCGGCCGCGCCGAGGGCCAGCCCCTCGGCGGCGTCGGCTGTCACAACTACATGGAGTTCGACGCGGTCGCGCCGATCGAGCCGGACCGTCTGGAGCGGGCCGTGCGGGCCCTGCTCGCCCGGCACCCGATGCTGCGGGCGCGCTTCGCCGACGACGCGACCCAGCAGGTCCTGCCCCGGTCCCCGTGGCCCGGCCTGACCGTCCACGACCTCCGCGACCGGCCGGCCGCCGAGGCGGAGGCGGCGGCGCTCGAGCTGCGCGAGCGGCTGTCGCACCGGGTGCTGGAGGTCGGCCGCGGCGAGGTGATCGACGTCCAGCTGAGCCGGCTGCCCGGCGGGGTCGACCGGCTCCACTTCAACGTCGACCTGCTCGTCGCCGACCTGGCCAGTTTCCGGCTGCTGCTCACCGAGCTGACCGCGCTGTACGAGGACCCCGACAGCCTCGGCGAGGTCGGCTACACCTTCGGCCGGTACCTCGCGGACCAGGCCGCGGTCCGCCGGGCCGAGAGCGAGCGGGCCCGCCCGTACTGGCAGCGGCGGGTGCCGTCGCTGCCGGGCGGCCCGAAGCTGCCCCTGGCGACCGACCCGCTGGCCGTCGCGGCCCCGCGCTTCGTCCGCCGGTACTTCGACCTCACGGCGGACGAGTGGACCGCCCTGGAGCGGCGGGGCAACAAGGCGGGCCTGACCCCGTCGGTGGTCCTGGCCACCGCGTACTCCATGATCCTGAGCCGGTGGTCCGGCGACGAGCACTTCCTGCTCGGGCTGCCGCTGTTCGACCGCGACCTCGGCGCGCACCCGGAGATCGAGCGCGTCGTGGGCGACTTCACCGGTCTGGTGCTGCTGGAGGTGGACCTCTCCGGGGCGGGCTTCCAGGAGTGCGCCCGCGCCGTGCAGAAGCAGGTGCACGAGGACATCGGGCACGCCGCCTACAGCGGCGTCGACGTCCTGCGCGACCTCGCCCGCTCCGACCCGGACGCGCCCCGCACCGCGCCCGTGGTGTTCTCCCTCGACCTGTCGGCGCCGCTGATCCCGGAGGTGTTCGCCGAGCGCTTCGGCGACGCGAGCTGGATGATCTCCCAGACGCCGCAGGTCTGGCTCGACCACCAGATCTACCGCACCGGCGACGGCAGCGTGCGGATGGTCTGGGACGCCGTCGAGGAACTGTTCCCCGACGACGTCCTCGACTCGATGATGGCGGCCTACGAGGCGCTGGTCCGCGAGCTGATCGACGGCGAGTGGGAGACCGCGCCCCCGAGCACGCCGCTGCCCGCCGCGCAGCGCGCCACCCGGGAGGCGGTCAACGCGTCCACCCGCCCCCTGACCGACAACCTCCTGCACACGGCGTTCTTCGAGCGGGCCGCCGACCGCGCCGAGCGGCCGGCCCTGCTCTGGGGCGACGACGGCTCGACGACGCACCAGGAGCTGGCCCGGGACGCGCTCGGCGTCTCCGCCGCGCTCGCCGGGCGCGGAATCGGCCGCGGCTCGTACGTCGCCGTGGTCGCCCCGAAGGGACCGCGGCAGATCGCGGCGGTGCTCGGGGTGCTCGCCGCCGGCGCGGCGTACGTCCCGATCGGCGTCGACCAGCCCGCGGAGCGGCGCGCCCGCATCCTGAAGCTGAGCGGCGCGGAGGTCGTCCTCGACGGCAGCGGGGCGCTGGGCGAGACCGAGGCGGGTGTCGAGGTGCTCCCCATCGAGACGGCGCTCCGCACGCCCCCGCTGGACGCTCCGGTGCCGGCCGGGCCCGGGGACCCCGCGTACGTGATCTTCACCTCGGGCTCCACCGGCCTGCCCAAGGGCGTCGAGGTCAGCCACCGTGCCGCGGTCAACACCGTCGAGGACCTCAACGAGCGGTTCGGCATCGGGGCGGACGACCGGGTGCTGGCGGTCTCCGCGCTGGACTTCGACCTCTCCGTGTGGGACGTCTTCGGCTTCCTCGCGGCGGGCGGGGCCGCCGTCCTGGTCCCGGAGTCCGGCCGGCGCGACGCCGTCGAGTGGCTGACGCTGTGCCGGCGGCACGCGGTGACCGTCTGGAACACCGTCCCGGCCCTGCTGGAGATGGCGTTGACCGCGGCGGACGGCTCGCCGTTCCCCGGCTCGCTGCGCCTGGCCCTGCTGTCCGGCGACTGGATCGGCCTCGACCTGCCCGAGCGGCTGGCGCGGGCGACGGACGGCCGCTGCCGGTTCCTCTCGCTCGGCGGCGCGACCGAGGCCGCGATCTGGTCGAACATGTACGAGGTCACCGAGGTCCCGGAGGGCTGGCGCTCGATCCCGTACGGCACACCGCTTCGGAACCAGAAGTTCCGGGTGGTGGACAAGCGGGGCCGGGACTGCCCCGACTGGGTGCCCGGCGAGCTCTGGATCGGCGGCGCGGGAGTCGCGCTCGGCTACCGGGGCGACCCCGAGCTGACCGCGGCACGCTTCCCCGAGCACCAGGGCGAGCGCTGGTACCGCACCGGCGACCTCGGCCGCTACTGGCCCGACGGCAACCTGGAGTTCCTCGGACGCCTCGACCACCAGGTGAAGATCAACGGCTTCCGGGTCGAACTGGGGGAGATCGAGTCCTGTCTCCAGGGGCACCCCGAGGTCGCCCAGGCCGTGGTCCTCCCGGCCACCGAAGGGCGCAGGGAACTCGTCGCCGCCGTGGTCGAGCGCTCGTCCGCACCGGACCGGGCCCCCGCGGAGACCGACCGCACCCGCAACCCGTTCCTGCCGCCCGCGGCCACCGGCGGGACCGACCCGCACCAGCTCGAACACCGCCTGGTGGAAGCGCTGTTGGCGGAAGTCGTCGCCCCGCTGACCGGACCCGAGGCCGGCCACCCGCCGGTCTGCGCCGAACAACGCCCGGTCCTGGACGTCTGGTGCGCGTATCTCACCGAGCGCGACGTGCTCGACCGCGCCGCCGACGGCACCCACCGGCACGGCTCCCGCTGGGACGAGGTCACGCGCCCGGAGTGGATCGCGGCGGCCCGCGAGGACGCCGCCGGCACCCCCTTCGAGACCGTCGCCGGCGCGCTGCGCTGGGCCGGACCGCTCCTGGCGGCCGTCCTCTCCGGCGACGCCGACGCCACCGCGCTGCTGGACGATCCGGTCCTGGCCCCGGAGGCGCTCGGCGACCTCATGCCGGCGACGGCCGACTGCCTCCGGGCCGTCGCCGAGGACCTGCGGGCACGCGGCGGCGACTCCACGCCCCCGCGCGTCGCCGAGTGGGACGTGGCCGGGGGCCGCGGCACCGCGCGCCTGCTCGCCGCACTCGGCTCCGCCCCGGTCGACTACACGCTCCTCGGCGCCTCGAAACCGGCCCTGGCCAGGACCCGGACGCTGCTGGAGGAGCAGGGGCACGCCACCCGCACCGCGTGGCAGAGCCCCGACGCCGTCGCGGTACAACATCTCCACGCCTACGACGCCGTCGTGGCCAACAACGTCCTGCACCGCATGCCGGACCCGGACCTGGCCGTGGCCACCCTGGCCCTGCTGCTCGCCCCGGGCGGCCGCCTCCACATCCTGGAGCGCGCCCACCCGACGCCGCTCGCGCTCGTCACCGCCCTGCCGCTGGAGGCACGCGCGGGGAGGTTCGCGGCGGGCCGCCCCGAGACCCCCTGGCTCCACGGTGCCGACCGGTGGCGGCACGCCTGCGCCGCGGCCGGCCTGACCGACGTGCGGGTCCTGCGCACCGAACCCGGCGGCGAGCTCCTGCTCTCCGCGGACCGGCCGGGGACGGCCGAGGGGATCGTCCCCGACGGCCTGCGCGCCTGGGTGGCCGAACGGCTGCCGGAGCACATGGTCCCGGACCACTTCGCCGTCCTGCCCACGCTGCCGCTCAGCGCCAACGGAAAGATCGACCGCCGGCAGGTGCGGACCGTCCTCGAACAGTTCGTCGACCGGCCGCGCGACGTGGACGACCCGCCGCGCGGCGACACCGAGACCTTCGTCGCCGACCGGTGGACGAAGCTGCTCGGACTGGAGTCGGTGGGCCGCGACGAGAACTTCTTCAGGCTCGGCGGCGACAGCCTGATCGCGACCCGCTTCGTCGCCGAGCTGCGCGGAGCCTGGGGCGTCGAACTGCCCATGCGCGACGTCATCCGCACACCGACCGTCGCGGGAATCAGCGCACTGATCGACCGGCTCCGTGCCGCCGACGCATACGAAGAGGGTGCGGTGTGA
- a CDS encoding amino acid adenylation domain-containing protein: protein MNANDLLKEFSEAGIQLWREGENLRFRAPRGVMDDRRMGELRRHKAELLTLVADTAASRAEDPVWQDRPDERDRPFPLTDIQSAYLFGRNPAFGYGGVSCHLYQELDYPADLDPARLQSAWDGMVRRHDALRTIIHEDGTQRVLPEAEDTRIAVADLRDASAEEVAEALAAVRDELSHAVHPTGERPMYALRLTLAADRSVLHLSVDFMALDWLSIQQVLTELDLRYQQPDCALPEIDATYRDYVSAEHRLRETERYARDRAYWWNRVDELPGPPVLPLRDDHDPATAAPRFRRLTTTLDERVWQALKARAAEQGSTPANAVLAAYVETIGRWSATARFCVGLPVLNRLPLHPSVDRLLGDFTSLSLLAVDHGERASFAERARALGERLFDDLDHRLFSGVEVLREIARRRGREEAMLPVVFTGSIGVGGGAVSAAGRKPRPSYGISQTPQVWIDCQVGDQFGGLDVNWDIREGTFPDGLVDDMFAAFEALLHRLAEGAEPWTAVDPQPLPEHQRTRRSEANATDAPVPEGLLHDPLVARARAFPDQVAVIDPEGTLTYAEWLGGAAAVAERLRAEGCRPGDFVGVLVDKCRDQAVAVLGILLAGGVYVPVDPGQPRIRRDRILTDSGAGFAVVADAATGELPEGVRAVTVAGLRPVPLAEIPEGPRVAPDDLAYVMHTSGSTGVPKGVMISHRAALNTVVDINDRFGVGDTDRVLGLAALSFDLSVYDLFGPPAVGAALVLPDPARRGDPSHWAEVVAAHGVTLWNSVPAQLQMLLYYLDAEPAGPKSLRLALLSGDWIPLTLPAHAGRHLPGTELISLGGATEAAIWSIHHPITAVAPDWRSIPYGVPLANQRFHVLDTALRDRPDLVAGELYIAGTGLATGYLNDPDRTAERFVHHPETKERLYRTGDLGRYLPSGEIEFLGRADQQVKIRGHRIELGEIEAVLGEHPMVGTSVVLAAGDSAFERALVAFVIPRRESGSVEADELIGWVADRLPAHMIPARVRLVEALPLTPNGKVDRKRLLASAPTPTTPRDEPSEPPHPGVERRIADLWAETLGAEPPSRDAGFFDVGGDSLLAARFVGRVREVVPEAAHLTFDTLLRALLDTPTVAGLARSLGSDAEAVPAADAAPAARTSSLVPLAGSGAGPVRLLVHDGSGTLAPYAALITELGAEAPLFGVVAPGGDRLDPAAPDLVQELAGGYAREVLAAGFDGVEIIGHGLGGPIALELARALSEADGTVRRLTLVSSHRVPSPPQDAPADDHAPAGAASADPAVLARIHDAVAQYDPLPYAGDLTLLRPVGSGAGVPGATDDTSAFWHDVCLGDVTVVDVPGDHAGCLRAPHVARLADALTARPAERR, encoded by the coding sequence GTGAACGCCAACGACCTGCTCAAGGAGTTCTCCGAGGCCGGGATCCAGCTGTGGCGCGAGGGCGAGAACCTGCGCTTCCGCGCCCCCCGGGGCGTCATGGACGACCGGCGCATGGGAGAGCTGCGCCGCCACAAGGCGGAACTGCTGACCCTCGTGGCGGACACCGCGGCGAGCCGCGCGGAGGATCCGGTCTGGCAGGACCGGCCCGACGAGCGGGACCGGCCCTTCCCCCTGACCGACATCCAGTCCGCCTACCTCTTCGGCCGCAACCCGGCCTTCGGCTACGGCGGCGTCTCCTGCCACCTCTACCAGGAGCTGGACTACCCGGCCGACCTGGACCCGGCCCGGCTGCAGAGCGCCTGGGACGGCATGGTGCGCCGCCACGACGCCCTGCGGACGATCATCCACGAGGACGGCACGCAACGCGTCCTGCCCGAGGCGGAGGACACCCGGATCGCGGTCGCCGACCTGCGCGACGCCTCCGCCGAGGAGGTCGCCGAGGCCCTCGCCGCAGTGCGCGACGAGCTGTCGCACGCCGTGCACCCGACCGGCGAACGCCCCATGTACGCGCTGCGCCTGACCCTGGCCGCCGACCGGAGCGTCCTGCACCTGTCGGTGGACTTCATGGCGCTGGACTGGCTCAGCATCCAGCAGGTGCTCACCGAGCTGGACCTCCGCTACCAGCAGCCGGACTGCGCCCTGCCCGAGATCGACGCCACCTACCGGGACTACGTGTCCGCCGAGCACCGGCTGCGCGAGACCGAGCGGTACGCGCGCGACCGCGCGTACTGGTGGAACCGCGTCGACGAACTGCCCGGTCCCCCCGTCCTGCCGCTGCGCGACGACCACGATCCGGCGACGGCGGCACCCCGCTTCCGCCGGCTGACGACGACGCTCGACGAGCGGGTGTGGCAGGCGCTCAAGGCCCGCGCCGCCGAGCAGGGCAGCACGCCGGCCAACGCGGTGCTCGCCGCGTACGTGGAGACGATCGGCCGTTGGAGCGCCACCGCGCGCTTCTGCGTCGGACTGCCCGTGCTGAACCGCCTGCCTCTGCACCCGAGCGTGGACCGGCTGCTGGGCGACTTCACCTCGCTGAGCCTGCTCGCGGTCGACCACGGCGAGCGGGCGAGCTTCGCGGAGCGCGCCCGCGCCCTGGGCGAGCGGCTCTTCGACGACCTCGACCACCGGCTGTTCAGCGGCGTCGAGGTCCTGCGCGAGATCGCCCGGCGGCGGGGACGCGAGGAGGCGATGCTGCCCGTCGTCTTCACCGGCAGCATCGGGGTCGGCGGCGGCGCGGTGTCGGCCGCGGGCAGGAAGCCGCGGCCGTCGTACGGCATCAGCCAGACGCCGCAGGTGTGGATCGACTGCCAGGTGGGCGACCAGTTCGGCGGCCTGGACGTGAACTGGGACATCCGCGAGGGGACCTTCCCCGACGGCCTGGTGGACGACATGTTCGCCGCGTTCGAGGCGTTGCTGCACCGGCTGGCCGAGGGGGCCGAGCCCTGGACCGCGGTGGACCCCCAGCCGCTGCCGGAACACCAGCGCACCCGGCGCTCCGAGGCGAACGCGACCGACGCGCCGGTGCCCGAGGGCCTGCTGCACGACCCGCTCGTCGCCCGGGCGCGCGCGTTCCCCGACCAGGTCGCGGTGATCGACCCCGAGGGAACGCTGACGTACGCCGAGTGGCTGGGAGGGGCCGCCGCGGTGGCGGAGCGCCTCCGGGCCGAGGGGTGTCGCCCCGGCGACTTCGTCGGCGTCCTCGTCGACAAGTGCCGGGACCAGGCCGTCGCGGTGCTCGGCATCCTCCTCGCGGGCGGCGTGTACGTCCCCGTGGACCCCGGCCAGCCCAGGATCCGGCGGGACCGCATCCTCACCGACAGCGGCGCCGGGTTCGCCGTCGTCGCCGACGCCGCGACCGGTGAACTCCCCGAAGGCGTGCGCGCGGTGACGGTGGCGGGGCTGCGGCCCGTGCCGCTCGCCGAGATCCCCGAGGGCCCCCGCGTCGCGCCCGACGACCTCGCCTACGTCATGCACACCTCGGGCTCGACCGGTGTGCCCAAGGGCGTGATGATCAGCCACCGCGCCGCCCTCAACACGGTGGTCGACATCAACGACCGCTTCGGCGTCGGCGACACCGACCGCGTCCTGGGGCTGGCGGCGCTCAGCTTCGACCTCTCCGTCTACGACCTGTTCGGTCCGCCGGCCGTCGGCGCGGCCCTCGTCCTGCCGGACCCCGCGCGCCGCGGCGACCCCTCGCACTGGGCCGAGGTGGTGGCCGCGCACGGGGTGACGCTGTGGAACTCGGTGCCCGCGCAGCTCCAGATGCTGCTGTACTACCTCGACGCCGAACCCGCCGGTCCGAAGAGCCTCCGGCTGGCGCTGCTGTCGGGCGACTGGATCCCGCTCACCCTGCCCGCGCACGCCGGACGGCACCTGCCCGGCACCGAACTGATCAGCCTGGGCGGGGCGACGGAGGCGGCGATCTGGTCGATCCACCACCCCATCACCGCCGTCGCACCCGACTGGCGCAGCATCCCGTACGGCGTCCCCCTGGCGAACCAGCGCTTCCACGTCCTCGACACCGCGCTGCGCGACCGGCCCGACCTGGTCGCCGGCGAGCTGTACATCGCGGGCACCGGCCTGGCGACCGGCTATCTGAACGACCCCGACCGGACGGCGGAGCGCTTCGTCCACCACCCGGAGACGAAGGAGCGGCTCTACCGCACCGGCGACCTCGGCCGCTACCTGCCGTCCGGCGAGATCGAGTTCCTCGGCCGCGCGGACCAGCAGGTCAAGATCCGCGGACACCGGATCGAACTGGGCGAGATCGAGGCCGTGCTGGGCGAGCACCCGATGGTGGGCACGTCGGTGGTCCTCGCGGCGGGCGACAGCGCCTTCGAACGGGCCCTGGTCGCCTTCGTGATCCCCCGGCGGGAGTCCGGGTCCGTCGAGGCCGACGAGCTCATCGGATGGGTCGCCGACCGGCTGCCGGCGCACATGATCCCCGCCCGGGTGCGGCTCGTGGAGGCGCTGCCGCTGACCCCGAACGGCAAGGTCGACCGGAAGAGGCTGCTGGCCTCCGCGCCGACCCCCACCACGCCGCGCGACGAGCCCTCCGAGCCGCCGCACCCGGGCGTCGAGCGGCGGATCGCCGACCTGTGGGCCGAGACCCTCGGGGCCGAGCCGCCGAGCCGCGACGCGGGGTTCTTCGACGTGGGCGGCGACTCGCTGCTGGCGGCCCGGTTCGTCGGGCGGGTCCGCGAAGTCGTGCCCGAGGCGGCCCACCTCACCTTCGACACCCTGCTCCGCGCCCTGCTGGACACCCCCACGGTCGCCGGCCTGGCCCGGTCGCTGGGGTCCGACGCCGAGGCGGTCCCGGCCGCGGACGCGGCTCCGGCGGCCCGTACCTCGTCGCTGGTCCCGCTCGCCGGATCCGGCGCGGGACCGGTGCGGCTGCTGGTGCACGACGGATCGGGCACCCTGGCGCCGTACGCCGCGCTCATCACCGAACTCGGCGCGGAGGCGCCGCTGTTCGGGGTCGTCGCGCCGGGCGGCGATCGCCTCGACCCCGCCGCGCCGGACCTCGTCCAGGAACTGGCCGGCGGATACGCCCGCGAGGTACTGGCCGCCGGGTTCGACGGCGTGGAGATCATCGGCCACGGCCTCGGCGGCCCGATCGCCCTGGAGCTGGCCCGTGCCCTGAGCGAGGCCGACGGGACGGTCCGGCGGCTGACCCTGGTGTCCAGCCACCGCGTCCCCTCCCCGCCGCAGGACGCCCCCGCGGACGACCACGCCCCCGCCGGGGCGGCGAGCGCCGATCCGGCGGTCCTCGCGCGGATCCACGACGCGGTGGCGCAGTACGACCCGCTGCCGTACGCGGGGGACCTCACCCTCCTGCGCCCCGTCGGGTCCGGGGCGGGCGTCCCCGGAGCCACGGACGACACGAGTG